A genome region from Arachis duranensis cultivar V14167 chromosome 6, aradu.V14167.gnm2.J7QH, whole genome shotgun sequence includes the following:
- the LOC107492340 gene encoding uncharacterized protein LOC107492340, giving the protein MVEEEHQNLSKWRLERGPYLGDISALCLLRIPNHSLPLLLAGLGSEILLYDLELAKILRSFSVFQGIRVHGIATSQDTLHSVVAVFGETRLKLFSFSYDAVSESPQLNLIQLLPKFPHWVLDVCFLTGCLAHSNVESHFLAVGSSDNSVHVWDISNSCTVLKVQSSVRCLLYSMRLWGHNLQALRVASGTIFNEIIVWKVAPQLDKCSSSFGEDNDRQSISLCNCCMFKDQLYGAVHVCKLIGHEGSIFRIAWSSCGSKLVSVSDDRSARVWAVPIEVEDFTRHDPTALVLFGHNARVWDCCIADHLIVTASEDCTCRLWGVDGEQLQVIKEHIGRGIWRCMYDPNSALLITAGFDSAIRVHQPHASVSSGLAAAPGPPDRAETFSICIPNVLDRIGLMDSKSEYVRCLRLASQDSLYVATNHGFLYHAKFIGARGAQWKQLVQVSNGAQIICMDLLSKDSIELDCGADNWVAIGDGKGNMTVIGVTDNGCTPTVRLNFTWSADMERRLLGTYWCKSLGCRYVFTADPRGTLKLWRLPDPPQSSLAGSMKSNSASHIADFISNFGMRIMCLDACVEGEILVCGDVRGNMVVFPLPKNLVLGTSLVQEGKITPANHFKGIHGISSVSSVSVTKLGHNQLEISSTGADGCICYLEYDRDMRTLQFMGLKQVKELSLIENVSANNNSVGTLSGGYAAGFASVDFIVWNLVNESKVVKIPCGGWRRPHSYYLGDIPEKENCFAFVKDEMIHIHRHWIHDKGEKIYPQRLHLQFHGREIHSLCFISEDILPGDSYKHTLFSKLSWIATGCEDGTVRLTLYSPDIENWSMSKLLGEHVGGSAVRSISCVSKLHTFSPSTTDVPGGNGELNAAVEGEDNLTLLISVGAKRVVTSWLLKYQKQSDKNDLLIDHQYNSKGVDQFLSSLPSSMTFQWLSTDMPARYSITQKYPENAPENVVSAAEQVSNTEVDGRPGSLLNERGMMNSIKDKHEDDWRYLAVTAFLVKCVGSRISVCFVVVACSDATLVLRSLVLPFRLWFDVALLVPLLAPVLSLQHIIFPISRPFKENTQFGNAYIAISGSTDGSIAFWDLTDSVEAFMQRISVCNVENFFDCQKRPQSGRGSQGGRWWRSLSSGLSKKRQPSDQVTSKAKDETKSICHADTVSGDSSITNGSEDSKMGCSQTTQTAFPKSEIKTDNSLVEICEIQPLRLLQNIHQSGVNCLHVSEIKGGQNNNSCNVYSIVSGGDDQALHHLTVELSLKSTNSDNGVVTPEIRYWTSGPEYEDISFQSWSKSYGIRFLNYVKIPSAHSSSVKGVWTDGSWVFSTGLDQRVRCWRLHDSKLVEHAHLIVSVPEPEALSARACVRNHYQIAVAGRGMQIVDFSVS; this is encoded by the exons ATGGTGGAAGAGGAGCATCAGAACTTGAGCAAATGGCGCTTGGAGCGCGGCCCTTACCTTGGAGACATTTCGGCTCTGTGTTTACTTCGCATCCCCAATcactctcttcctcttcttctagcTGGTTTAGGATCTGAGATTCTTCTCTACGACTTAGAACTCGCAAAGATTCTGAGATCCTTCTCTGTCTTCCAAGGCATCCGCGTCCATGGCATCGCCACCTCTCAAGACACTCTTCACTCTGTAGTTGCCGTGTTTGGCGAAACGAGGCTCAAGCTTTTCAGCTTCTCATACGACGCCGTTTCTGAGTCCCCGCAGCTGAACCTGATTCAGTTGTTGCCCAAGTTTCCTCACTGGGTTTTGGATGTTTGCTTTCTCACG GGTTGTTTAGCTCATTCCAATGTGGAGAGCCATTTTCTTGCTGTAGGATCTAGCGACAATTCAGTTCACGTTTGGGACATCTCCAACTCTTGTACGGTTCTCAAGGTTCAATCTTCAG TGCGGTGCCTTTTGTACTCGATGCGACTATGGGGTCACAATCTTCAAGCTCTCCGTGTTGCATCTGGCACAATATTTAATGAG ATTATTGTTTGGAAAGTGGCCCCTCAGCTTGATAAGTGTTCATCAAGCTTCGGAGAAGACAATGATCGTCAGAGCATTTCATTATGCAATTGCTGTATGTTCAAAGATCAACTTTATGGGGCTGTTCATGTATGTAAACTTATTGGACATGAAGGTTCAATCTTCCGAATAGCATGGTCGTCTTGTGGCTCTAAACTGGTATCTGTCTCTGATGACCGTAG TGCACGTGTCTGGGCAGTTCCTATTGAAGTGGAAGATTTTACGCGGCATGATCCCACTGCCCTTGTCTTATTCGGACATAATGCTCGAGTTTGGGATTGTTGCATTGCTGATCAC TTGATTGTCACTGCCAGTGAGGATTGTACGTGTCGTCTATGGGGAGTTGATGGTGAACAACTGCAAGTCATTAAGGAGCACAT AGGGAGGGGTATATGGAGATGTATGTATGACCCAAATTCGGCACTTCTCATAACGGCTGGGTTTGACTCAGCTATCAGAGTGCATCAGCCTCATGCTTCTGTATCCAGCGGATTGGCAGCAGCACCAGGCCCTCCTGACAGGGCAGAGACATTTTCCATTTGCATCCCTAATGTGTTGGATCGTATTGGACTCATGGACAG CAAGAGTGAATATGTACGTTGTTTACGTCTTGCCTCTCAGGACAGTCTTTATGTTGCCACAAATCATGGTTTTCTTTACCATGCTAAATTCATTGGTGCAAGAGGTGCTCAGTGGAAGCAACTTGTTCAGGTCAGCAATGGGGCTCAAATTATCTGTATGGATTTATTGTCTAAGGACTCAATTGAACTTGACTGCGGTGCTGACAATTGGGTTGCTATTGGAGATGGTAAAGGAAATATGACAGTTATTGGAGTTACTGATAATGGTTGTACTCCTACAGTGAGACTAAACTTCACCTGGTCAGCTGACATGGAGAGACGGCTCTTGGGTACCTATTGGTGCAAATCTCTGGGATGCAG GTATGTCTTCACAGCTGATCCTAGAGGAACATTGAAACTATGGAGGTTGCCTGATCCCCCACAATCTAGCCTCGCAGGCTCCATGAAGAGTAATAGTGCATCACATATAGCAGATTTCATATCAAATTTTGGAATGCGGATAATGTGTTTGGATGCTTGCGTGGAAGGAGAG ATCCTAGTGTGTGGAGATGTACGTGGTAATATGGTTGTGTTCCCTTTGCCAAAGAATCTGGTGCTTGGCACATCATTAGTACAAGAAGGGAAGATAACTCCGGCAAATCATTTCAAAGGGATTCATGGTATATCAAGTGTGTCTAGTGTTTCTGTGACTAAGCTTGGTCATAATCAGCTTGAGATAAGCTCA ACCGGAGCAGACGGATGTATATGCTATCTAGAATATGATAGAGATATGCGTACTTTGCAATTCATGGGGTTGAAACAGGTGAAAGAGTTGAGTTTGATTGAAAATGTTTCTGCGAATAACAACTCTGTTGGTACATTATCTGGCGGTTATGCAGCTGGTTTTGCATCAGTTGATTTCATAGTGTGGAACTTAGTTAATGAGAGTAAG GTGGTGAAAATTCCATGCGGTGGATGGCGCCGTCCTCACTCCTACTATCTAGGTGATATACCAGAGAAGGAAAATTGCTTTGCCTTTGTCAAG GATGAAATGATACATATCCATAGACACTGGATTCATGATAAAGGTGAGAAGATATATCCTCAGAGGTTACATTTGCAATTTCATGGGAGAGAGATACATTCCTTGTGCTTTATCTCTGAAGATATACTCCCTGGAGATTCTTATAAGCATACCTTATTTTCTAAATTAAGTTGGATTGCAACTGGATGCGAGGATGGAACTGTGAGATTGACTTT GTACTCTCCAGATATTGAAAATTGGTCCATGTCAAAACTGCTTGGTGAACATGTTGGAGGATCAGCTGTAAGATCAATTAGTTGTGTGTCAAAACTGCATACCTTTTCACCAAGTACTACTGATGTACCCGGTGGAAATGGTGAACTGAATGCTGCTGTTGAGGGTGAAGATAATCTAACCTTACTCATATCTGTGGGTGCAAAGCGTGTGGTAACTTCTTGGCTACTGAAATATCAGAAGCAGAGTGACAAAAATGACCTTTTAATTGATCATCAGTATAATTCAAAAGGAGTTGATCAATTTTTGTCAAGCTTGCCCTCATCAATGACATTCCAGTGGCTTTCTACTGATATGCCAGCAAGATATTCGATTACCCAGAAATATCCGGAAAATGCTCCCGAGAATGTAGTAAGTGCTGCTGAACAAGTTTCTAATACAGAGGTTGATGGTAGACCTGGATCTCTGTTGAATGAAAGGGGAATGATGAACTCAATCAAAGATAAACATGAGGATGACTGGAGATATCTTGCTGTTACTGCTTTTCTTGTTAAATGTGTGGGTTCCAG GATATCtgtttgttttgttgttgttgcctGTTCAGATGCTACACTTGTGTTACGGTCTTTAGTTTTGCCCTTCCGCCTATG GTTTGATGTTGCTTTGTTAGTTCCCTTACTAGCCCCAGTCTTGTCATTGCAGCATATAATTTTCCCCATATCTAGGCCTTTTAAAG AAAACACTCAATTTGGAAATGCTTATATTGCAATCAGTGGATCTACTGATGGGAGCATTGCTTTTTGGGACCTGACTGATAGTGTTGAAGCTTTTATGCAGAGGATTTCTGTTTGTAATGTAgagaatttctttgattgtCAGAAACGCCCACAATCAGGGAGAGGAAGTCAGGGTGGTAGATGGTGGAGATCATTGAGCAGTGGTTTGTCAAAGAAAAGGCAGCCCAGTGATCAGGTAACCTCAAAAGCAAAAGATGAAACCAAAAGCATCTGTCATGCTGACACTGTTAGTGGTGACTCTTCAATAACAAATGGATCCGAAGACAGCAAAATGGGTTGTTCCCAAACCACGCAAACAGCTTTCCCTAAGTCGGAGATTAAAACTGATAATTCCTTGGTGGAAATATGTGAAATACAGCCTCTACGCCTTTTGCAAAATATTCATCAATCTGGAGTCAATTGTCTCCATGTTTCAGAGATAAAAGGTGGCCAAAACAACAATAGTTGCAATGTATATAGTATAGTTAGTGGTGGTGATGATCAGGCACTTCATCATCTTACCGTTGAACTATCACTTAAGTCAACAAATTCAGATAATGGGGTTGTGACTCCAGAAATAAGATATTGGACCTCTGGACCTGAATATGAGGACATAAGTTTTCAAAGTTGGAGCAAGAGTTATGGAATCAGGTTCTTAAATTATGTGAAAATTCCTTCGGCCCACAGCTCTTCAGTCAAAG